One genomic segment of Desulfarculaceae bacterium includes these proteins:
- the lpxC gene encoding UDP-3-O-acyl-N-acetylglucosamine deacetylase: MNRHQRTLMRPVSCTGIGLHSGKTVNLCLRPAEPDTGIMFKRTDLPASPLIPADVNNVVGTDLSTTVGVDDVRVSTVEHLLSAVSGLGVDNILVEVDAPEIPIMDGSAAPFVFLMRGAGFVSQGRPRQYYKVKREVEVKVNGKSVKVSPSDKLKVSFAIEFDHPLIKCQDMAFVMDEKSYDKDISRARTFGFLRDMRYLHENGLALGGSLDNAVVLDDYRVLNDDGLRFTDEFVRHKVLDFLGDLAMVGRPIVGSFTAHKSGHELNNQLFRKFLADPTAWQLVTPEPARIKEPVLEPMPLFEGAAQATA; this comes from the coding sequence ATGAACCGACACCAGCGCACATTGATGCGCCCTGTATCCTGCACCGGGATCGGACTGCACAGCGGAAAGACCGTCAACCTCTGCCTGCGCCCGGCCGAGCCGGACACGGGCATCATGTTCAAGCGCACCGACCTGCCCGCCTCCCCCCTGATTCCCGCCGACGTGAACAACGTGGTGGGCACCGACCTGTCCACCACCGTGGGCGTGGACGACGTGCGCGTCTCCACCGTGGAGCACCTGCTCTCGGCCGTTTCCGGCCTGGGGGTGGACAATATACTGGTCGAGGTGGACGCCCCCGAGATCCCCATCATGGACGGCTCGGCCGCGCCCTTCGTGTTCCTCATGCGCGGCGCGGGCTTCGTGTCCCAGGGCCGCCCCCGGCAGTATTACAAGGTCAAGCGCGAGGTCGAGGTCAAGGTAAACGGCAAGAGCGTCAAGGTGAGCCCCAGCGACAAGCTGAAGGTCTCCTTTGCCATCGAGTTCGATCATCCGCTCATCAAATGCCAGGACATGGCCTTTGTCATGGACGAAAAATCCTATGACAAGGACATCTCCCGGGCGCGCACCTTCGGATTCCTCCGGGACATGCGCTATCTGCACGAGAACGGCCTAGCCCTGGGCGGCAGCCTGGACAACGCCGTGGTCCTGGACGACTACCGGGTGCTCAACGACGACGGCCTGCGCTTCACCGACGAGTTCGTGCGCCACAAGGTGCTGGACTTCCTGGGCGATCTGGCCATGGTCGGGCGGCCGATCGTGGGCAGCTTCACGGCCCACAAGTCGGGCCACGAGCTGAACAACCAGCTCTTCCGCAAGTTCCTGGCCGACCCCACCGCCTGGCAGCTGGTCACCCCGGAGCCGGCCCGCATCAAGGAGCCGGTCTTGGAGCCCATGCCCCTGTTCGAGGGAGCGGCCCAGGCCACGGCCTAA
- a CDS encoding helix-turn-helix domain-containing protein, producing MYLINEVSRKVDLSQKRIREYEKEGFIRPQREANTNNRLYSDFEVTQIQRINYLIHERGFTLACLRNLMVLAPCWNIFECPDKSSCAAYEDPRLACWRVRQSRQTLCPGPCEHCAVYLNRDFQAQRVLEPSGNPPVPKEE from the coding sequence ATGTATCTCATCAACGAGGTCTCCCGCAAGGTGGACCTTAGCCAGAAACGCATCCGCGAGTACGAGAAGGAAGGCTTCATCCGCCCCCAGCGGGAGGCCAACACCAACAACCGCCTTTACAGCGACTTCGAGGTCACCCAGATCCAGCGGATCAACTACCTGATCCACGAGCGGGGCTTCACCCTGGCCTGCCTGCGCAACCTCATGGTGCTGGCCCCCTGCTGGAACATCTTCGAGTGTCCGGACAAGAGCTCCTGCGCCGCCTACGAGGATCCCCGCCTGGCCTGCTGGCGGGTGCGCCAGAGCCGCCAGACCCTGTGCCCCGGCCCCTGCGAGCACTGCGCGGTGTACCTGAACCGCGACTTCCAGGCCCAGCGGGTGCTGGAGCCCTCGGGCAACCCGCCGGTGCCCAAGGAGGAGTGA
- a CDS encoding molybdenum cofactor guanylyltransferase, whose product MQALLTGAVLAGGPGSRLGGNKPTRELAGRRLIDIALQRAREVCPQVVVVTADAADFAELDCPVIADRWPGQGPLAALATLFLDTPATSALMLPVDAPLVRPALLRRVLELSPGQSAVAPQGPGGVEALMSWYSRDCLEPALAMLKEGERRLRLLLGRVEGRVMTRTEVAEVDPDDLSFINVNFPEDLERARRVAARRGLFDTP is encoded by the coding sequence ATGCAGGCCCTGCTCACCGGCGCGGTGCTGGCCGGAGGGCCGGGCAGCCGGCTGGGCGGGAACAAGCCCACGCGCGAGCTGGCCGGGCGCCGCCTCATCGACATCGCGCTGCAAAGGGCGCGGGAGGTCTGCCCCCAGGTGGTGGTGGTCACCGCCGACGCGGCCGACTTCGCGGAGCTGGACTGCCCGGTCATCGCCGACCGCTGGCCGGGCCAGGGGCCCCTGGCCGCGTTGGCCACCCTGTTTCTCGACACCCCGGCCACCTCGGCCCTGATGCTGCCGGTGGACGCCCCCCTGGTGCGCCCCGCCCTGCTCCGGCGCGTGCTCGAGCTCAGCCCCGGCCAGAGCGCCGTGGCCCCCCAGGGGCCGGGCGGGGTGGAGGCGCTCATGTCCTGGTACTCCCGCGACTGCCTGGAGCCCGCCCTGGCCATGCTCAAGGAAGGCGAGCGCCGCCTGCGCCTGCTTTTGGGCCGGGTGGAGGGCCGGGTCATGACCCGGACGGAGGTGGCCGAGGTGGACCCGGACGACCTGAGCTTCATCAACGTGAACTTCCCCGAGGACCTGGAGCGGGCCCGGCGGGTGGCCGCCCGGCGTGGGCTGTTTGACACACCCTGA